The following coding sequences lie in one Candidatus Methylomirabilota bacterium genomic window:
- a CDS encoding ABC transporter substrate-binding protein encodes MNRRAFIGTVASGLLAAPLAAEAQQAAKDTRIGFLAANLAAGPHLTEAFRQGLRDLGYVEGRNVVIEYRNAEGSFERLPVLAAELVALKVDVIVTAGGPLAHLAAKQATRTLPIVFAAADDPVGSGLVTSLARPGGNVTGLSFFGPELVGKVLELLTQAVPGVTRVAVLWQPGAAGERTEKDMLKEADVAARALGVRLQVVEARGPADLDRAFSDMTRARAGALTVLTSVMFVNERRRLVDLAAKNRLPAVYAQREFVDAGGLMSYGPDVADLFRRAATYVDKILKGAKPADLPVEQPTKFELVINLKTAKGLGLTIPQSLLGRADQVIQ; translated from the coding sequence ATGAACCGGCGGGCATTCATCGGCACCGTGGCTAGCGGCCTCCTCGCCGCGCCGCTCGCCGCCGAGGCCCAGCAGGCGGCCAAGGACACTCGAATAGGCTTCCTGGCGGCCAACCTGGCCGCTGGTCCCCACCTGACCGAGGCCTTCCGTCAAGGACTGCGTGACCTCGGTTACGTCGAGGGCCGCAACGTCGTGATCGAATACCGAAATGCCGAGGGGTCGTTCGAGCGGCTCCCCGTTCTCGCGGCCGAACTGGTTGCGCTCAAGGTTGATGTCATCGTGACCGCAGGAGGCCCACTCGCCCACCTGGCCGCCAAGCAAGCGACCAGGACCCTCCCCATTGTCTTCGCTGCTGCTGACGATCCGGTTGGGAGCGGGCTCGTCACCAGCCTTGCGCGGCCGGGCGGCAATGTCACGGGGTTGTCGTTCTTCGGCCCGGAGCTAGTCGGCAAGGTTCTGGAACTGCTCACGCAGGCCGTTCCGGGGGTCACCCGGGTCGCTGTCCTCTGGCAGCCAGGTGCCGCCGGCGAACGCACGGAAAAGGACATGCTGAAGGAAGCAGACGTGGCGGCGCGGGCCCTGGGGGTGCGGCTTCAAGTCGTTGAGGCGCGAGGTCCCGCCGATCTCGACAGGGCCTTCTCGGACATGACCAGGGCACGCGCGGGCGCTCTGACTGTGTTGACAAGCGTCATGTTCGTCAATGAACGAAGACGCCTCGTGGACCTGGCGGCAAAGAACCGACTGCCGGCAGTGTACGCACAGAGGGAGTTTGTCGATGCCGGGGGCCTTATGTCCTATGGACCGGACGTTGCTGATTTGTTTCGGCGCGCCGCTACCTACGTGGACAAGATTCTCAAAGGCGCCAAGCCCGCCGACCTGCCCGTCGAGCAGCCGACGAAGTTCGAGCTGGTCATCAACCTCAAGACCGCCAAGGGCCTCGGCCTAACGATCCCGCAGTCGCTGCTGGGGCGAGCGGACCAAGTCATTCAAT